Genomic window (Rathayibacter sp. VKM Ac-2760):
CCGATGGTGCGCGAGGCCCGGGCGCGGGTCGCCGCCGGTGAGACCGGCCGGCTCGTCACCGTGCGCGGCAGCTACCTGCAGGACTGGCTGCTCGGCGCCGCCGACGACAACTGGCGCGTCGATCCGGCCGCCGGCGGGCGCTCGCGCGCCTTCGCCGACATCGGATCGCACCTGGTCGACCTGCTCGAGTTCGTGACCGGCGAGCGGATCGCGGCGCTGGCCTCGATCACGAGCACCGTGCACGCCGAGCGCGGCGGCCGGCCGGTCGAGACGGAGGACGCCGCGGGCGTGATCGTCCGCCTCGCGGGCGGCGCGGTCGGCACGCTCCTCGTCTCGCAGGTGACCGCCGGGCACCGCAACGAGCTCGTGCTCGAGGTGTCGGGGCTCGAGGAGTCGCTGCGCTTCGAGCAGGAGCTGCCCGAGACGCTCTGGGTCGGGCGGCGCGACAGCGCGACGCTCGTTCCGCGAGACGGGTCGATCCTCCGCCCGGATGCCGCGCGGCTCTCGATCGTGCCGAGCGGACATCCGATGGGCTACCAGGACGCGTTCACCGCGTTCGCCCGCGACACCTACGCGGCGGTCGCGGGAGCGGAGGTCGAGGGTCTGCCGACCTTCGCCGACGGCCTGCGCGCCGCGCGCATCACCGACGCGGTCCTCGACGCGTCCGCGGCGGGCGCCTGGGTCGACGTGCCGGCCTAGCCACCTCCGCGAGATGCCACTTGTGCACGCTTTTCACGGCGTGTCGCGTGCACAAGTGGCATCTCGCGGCGGGGGACTACTCGGCGTCCTTGGCGGCGCGCTCGGACTTCAGGCGGGCCTGCTCGCGGCGGACCTCGGCGTAGGAGTTCTGCTCGACGCGGAGCCACTCCGGGACCTCGTCGAGGAGGGCCTGGATCTGCTCGGTGGTCAGCGCTTCGTCGACGCCGCCGCGGGCGAGGCCCGAGATCGAGACGTTGAGGCGCGAGGCGATCACGGGGCGCGGGTGCGGGCCGGTCTCGCGGAGCTTCGTCAGCCACTCGGGCGGGTTCGCGACGAGGTCGTCGTACTGCTCGCGCGTGATCGCCGACTCCTGGAACTCCTCCGGAGTCGCGGGGAGGAAGATCTGGAGCTTCTTCGCCGCGGTCGCAGCCTTCATCGTCTGTGTCGCCTTGGCCATGCGGCAACCCTACCGGTGGGCGCGCAGGACCTACCCTGGAGCGATGAGCGACGAGCCGGACCCCCGCGAGAGCGACGACGCGGAGCCCGGCGACCTCGTGGCGGCCGGTGACCTCCCGGAGTCCGCCGAACCGGAGGCGCCCGGCGACGCCGAGCCTGAGGGCCCCGCACTGCTGATCGCGCTCGTTCCCGGGGTCACGCCGACCAAGTGGACCCGCGTCTGGTCCGAGCGCCGCCCCGACCTGCGACTCCGGGTCCTCCCCATCGCGGAGAGCGAGCAGGAGGACGTGCTGCGCGACGGCCGGGCCCGGATCGTCTTCGTGCGCGGGGACGTGCGCAGCGACTCCGTCAGCTCGATCCTGCTCTACGAGGAGCAGCCGGTCGCGATCCTGCCCCGCGACCACGCCTTCGCCGACGCGGAGGAGATGGACGTCGCCGATCTCGCCGACGAGCACCTGCTGCAGGAGCCGGAGACGGTGCCGGAGTGGGCGGCGCTCGCCGCGGAGATCGCGGACGGGACCCGTCGGGCGCTGCCGCGGATGACCGGCCTCGACGACGCCGTCGAGCAGGTCGCGGCCGGCGTCGGCGTGCTGATCGTGCCGCAGTCGGTCGCGCGCGTGCACAGCCGGAAGGACGTGCGGGTCGTGCCGGTCACGGGGGTCGCGCCCACCAGCATCCGGCTCGCCTGGGCGACCGAGGACAAGACCGACGACGTCGAGGACTTCATCGGCGTCGTGCGCGGCCGCAGCGCGAACACCACCCGGGGAACCGCGGCGACGCCGAAGATCGAGTCGCGCGCGAAGGCGGCGAAGGCGAAGGCCCGCGAGGCGCGGGAGAAGGCCGAGAAGGCCGGCGGCGGCAAGAAGAAGCCGGCGCGGCCCGGCGGCACCGCGCGGCCGGCGGTGCGGCGGACGCGCAAGCCCCGTGGGCGCTGAGCCCGACGGCGCCGAACCCGGAGACACCTCGCGCTGGAGCCTCCGGGCGGGGACGCTCGAGGACGCCGGGGTGATCGCCGAGCTGCGCGCCGTCGTGATGCGGCCGGATCTCGAACGGCTGAAC
Coding sequences:
- a CDS encoding Gfo/Idh/MocA family oxidoreductase, translated to MGGPLRVGVLGGGFMAAVHSRAARSAGAVLAGVASSSPAKGERAASELGFERAFADARALIEDDSIDVVHVCTPNGTHAELALAAIAAGKHVVCEKPLAATTAEATALVEAASAAGVVATVPFAYRFHPMVREARARVAAGETGRLVTVRGSYLQDWLLGAADDNWRVDPAAGGRSRAFADIGSHLVDLLEFVTGERIAALASITSTVHAERGGRPVETEDAAGVIVRLAGGAVGTLLVSQVTAGHRNELVLEVSGLEESLRFEQELPETLWVGRRDSATLVPRDGSILRPDAARLSIVPSGHPMGYQDAFTAFARDTYAAVAGAEVEGLPTFADGLRAARITDAVLDASAAGAWVDVPA
- a CDS encoding LysR family substrate-binding domain-containing protein; translation: MSDEPDPRESDDAEPGDLVAAGDLPESAEPEAPGDAEPEGPALLIALVPGVTPTKWTRVWSERRPDLRLRVLPIAESEQEDVLRDGRARIVFVRGDVRSDSVSSILLYEEQPVAILPRDHAFADAEEMDVADLADEHLLQEPETVPEWAALAAEIADGTRRALPRMTGLDDAVEQVAAGVGVLIVPQSVARVHSRKDVRVVPVTGVAPTSIRLAWATEDKTDDVEDFIGVVRGRSANTTRGTAATPKIESRAKAAKAKAREAREKAEKAGGGKKKPARPGGTARPAVRRTRKPRGR
- a CDS encoding DUF5997 family protein codes for the protein MAKATQTMKAATAAKKLQIFLPATPEEFQESAITREQYDDLVANPPEWLTKLRETGPHPRPVIASRLNVSISGLARGGVDEALTTEQIQALLDEVPEWLRVEQNSYAEVRREQARLKSERAAKDAE